The Fortiea contorta PCC 7126 genome has a segment encoding these proteins:
- the thiD gene encoding bifunctional hydroxymethylpyrimidine kinase/phosphomethylpyrimidine kinase has product MSVVTKSTVPVALTIAGSDSGGGAGIQTDLRTFAFHCVHGTSAITCVTAQNTLGVTRVDAMSSVAVVAQIEAVVKDIGVQAAKTGMLLNQEIILAVAQQVEIFQVDNLVVDPVMVSRTGAQLIDDDAVQALGDVLIPQAALITPNRYEAEILSGLQIHSLEDMCAATETIYRKFGARAVLVKGGGMQGNGRGVDVWFDGNRLEILTTQVVETKNTHGTGCTLSAAIAANLAKGKDLWTSVQQAKAYVTTALKHSLDIGQGQGPVGHFFPLLGDEGKGKMINDHRP; this is encoded by the coding sequence ATGAGTGTTGTCACAAAATCAACAGTACCTGTGGCGCTGACTATTGCTGGCTCAGATAGTGGTGGTGGTGCGGGGATTCAAACTGATTTACGCACCTTTGCTTTTCATTGTGTCCACGGTACTAGTGCGATTACTTGCGTCACGGCTCAAAATACTCTAGGAGTGACGCGGGTTGATGCTATGTCGTCGGTGGCGGTTGTGGCTCAAATAGAAGCAGTGGTGAAGGATATTGGTGTCCAAGCAGCGAAAACAGGAATGTTGCTGAATCAAGAAATTATTCTGGCTGTCGCCCAGCAGGTAGAAATTTTCCAAGTTGATAATTTAGTGGTTGATCCGGTGATGGTGTCGCGGACAGGAGCGCAATTGATTGATGATGATGCTGTTCAGGCTCTTGGCGATGTTCTGATTCCGCAAGCGGCGCTAATCACTCCCAACCGTTATGAAGCTGAAATTTTGAGTGGCTTGCAAATTCATTCTTTAGAGGATATGTGCGCTGCTACAGAAACTATCTACCGAAAATTTGGTGCGCGGGCTGTTTTAGTTAAGGGTGGAGGAATGCAGGGAAACGGGCGGGGTGTGGATGTGTGGTTTGATGGGAACAGGCTGGAGATTTTAACGACTCAGGTTGTGGAAACCAAAAATACTCACGGTACTGGTTGCACTTTATCGGCGGCGATCGCTGCTAATCTGGCAAAGGGAAAAGATTTATGGACATCCGTGCAGCAGGCGAAGGCGTATGTCACAACCGCATTAAAGCATTCCTTAGATATTGGTCAAGGTCAAGGGCCTGTGGGACACTTTTTTCCGTTGTTGGGAGATGAGGGGAAAGGGAAAATGATTAACGACCATAGACCATAA
- a CDS encoding P-II family nitrogen regulator, with protein sequence MKKVEAIIRPFKLDEVKIALVNAGIVGMTVSEVRGFGRQKGQTERYRGSEYTVEFLQKLKVEIVVDDSQVDMVVDKIIGAARTGEIGDGKIFISPVEQVVRIRTGEKNTEAV encoded by the coding sequence ATGAAAAAAGTAGAAGCCATTATCCGCCCCTTCAAGCTAGATGAAGTAAAAATTGCTTTGGTCAATGCGGGGATTGTGGGGATGACTGTTTCTGAAGTCAGGGGTTTTGGCAGACAGAAGGGTCAAACAGAACGCTATCGTGGTTCTGAGTATACTGTTGAGTTTTTGCAAAAACTCAAAGTGGAAATTGTTGTCGATGACAGCCAAGTTGATATGGTGGTAGACAAAATCATCGGTGCTGCACGCACTGGAGAAATTGGTGATGGTAAGATTTTTATCTCACCTGTGGAACAAGTTGTGCGGATTCGCACTGGGGAAAAGAACACAGAAGCAGTTTAG
- the rdgB gene encoding RdgB/HAM1 family non-canonical purine NTP pyrophosphatase — translation MTKLLVVATGNPGKLREMQAYLADSGWELTLKPAELEIAETGDTFAANAHLKASQIAQATGNWAIADDSGLQIDALNGAPGVYSARYGQTDSDRIARVLRELGSEVNRQAQFVCVVAIATPDGSVVVQAEGICHGEILHTPRGDGGFGYDPIFYVPEKQLTFAQMAPDVKKSVSHRGKAFTALLPQLKTILS, via the coding sequence ATGACCAAACTGCTTGTAGTAGCCACAGGAAACCCAGGTAAGCTGCGAGAAATGCAGGCTTATCTAGCTGATTCTGGTTGGGAATTAACCCTCAAACCCGCAGAATTGGAAATTGCAGAAACAGGCGATACCTTTGCAGCAAATGCTCACCTAAAAGCATCGCAAATTGCTCAAGCAACGGGAAACTGGGCGATCGCAGACGATTCTGGTTTGCAAATAGATGCTTTGAATGGTGCACCAGGGGTGTATTCTGCTCGTTATGGACAAACAGACAGCGATCGCATTGCGAGAGTGCTACGGGAATTGGGTAGCGAAGTTAATCGCCAAGCGCAATTTGTTTGTGTCGTAGCGATCGCTACTCCTGATGGCTCGGTCGTTGTCCAAGCCGAGGGTATTTGTCACGGTGAAATTCTCCACACACCACGCGGTGATGGTGGTTTTGGTTACGATCCCATTTTTTATGTACCCGAAAAGCAATTGACCTTTGCACAAATGGCACCAGATGTCAAGAAATCAGTTAGCCATCGAGGTAAAGCATTTACAGCCTTACTTCCTCAACTAAAAACCATACTGAGTTGA
- a CDS encoding phosphoglucomutase/phosphomannomutase family protein, giving the protein MSVAASSIKFGTDGWRGVIADEFTFERLALVAPIAAKVLYDTYFSTAGSRKIIVGYDRRFMAEDFARVVANSVTAIGFDVLLSDSYAPTPAFSWAAKQLNALGALVVTASHNPGSYLGLKVKSAFGGSVPPEVTKEIEALLPAGLPPATTPGKLEHFNPWPSYTTALEGKVNISKIRDEIKSGKLTVFVDVMHGAAAGGLPQLLGEQVREINSDRDPLFGGGAPEPLPKYLSHLFAQIKTHKVANSAGLTVGLVFDGDCDRIAAADADANFLSSQILIPILIDHLTLRRGFTGEIVKTVSGSDLIPRVAALHNLTVFETAVGYKYIADRMLAAEVLLGGEESGGIGYGSHIPERDALLSALYVLEAIVESGLDLGAYYRHLQQQTNFHSAYDRIDLPLASMEVRSHLLKQLQTQPLTEIAGQAVIDTQSIDGYKFRLADNSWLMIRFSGTEPVLRLYCEAPTLDQVHHTLAWAKQWAE; this is encoded by the coding sequence GTTCACCTTTGAACGCCTCGCCTTGGTTGCACCAATTGCCGCCAAAGTATTATATGATACGTATTTTTCCACTGCAGGTAGCCGGAAAATTATCGTCGGTTACGATCGCCGGTTCATGGCTGAAGATTTTGCCCGTGTTGTCGCTAACTCGGTAACAGCGATCGGCTTCGATGTTTTACTCAGCGACAGCTATGCTCCTACCCCTGCTTTTAGTTGGGCGGCGAAACAACTCAACGCCTTGGGCGCATTAGTCGTTACAGCTAGTCATAATCCTGGCTCATATTTAGGACTAAAAGTCAAGAGTGCTTTTGGTGGTTCCGTACCGCCCGAAGTCACAAAAGAGATCGAAGCCTTATTACCCGCCGGATTACCACCTGCAACAACACCTGGAAAATTAGAGCATTTTAACCCTTGGCCTAGTTACACCACAGCCTTGGAAGGAAAAGTTAACATCAGCAAAATTAGAGACGAGATCAAATCTGGTAAACTCACAGTATTTGTGGATGTAATGCATGGTGCCGCCGCAGGTGGATTACCTCAGTTACTAGGAGAACAAGTCAGAGAAATCAACAGCGATCGCGATCCTTTATTTGGCGGAGGTGCGCCAGAACCCTTACCTAAATATTTATCGCATCTATTTGCACAAATCAAAACTCACAAAGTAGCCAACAGTGCAGGTTTAACCGTAGGTTTAGTATTTGATGGTGACTGCGATCGCATCGCCGCAGCAGACGCCGACGCCAATTTTTTAAGCTCCCAAATCTTGATTCCCATCTTAATTGACCATCTCACCTTGAGACGCGGCTTTACAGGCGAAATCGTCAAAACAGTTAGTGGTTCCGACTTGATACCCCGTGTAGCCGCACTCCATAACCTCACAGTATTTGAAACCGCAGTTGGTTACAAATATATCGCCGATAGAATGCTAGCAGCCGAGGTATTACTAGGTGGTGAAGAATCGGGAGGAATTGGTTACGGAAGCCATATTCCCGAACGAGACGCACTGCTATCGGCATTGTATGTTCTAGAAGCGATCGTCGAATCAGGGCTAGATTTAGGTGCTTATTACCGCCATCTACAACAGCAAACAAACTTTCACTCAGCTTATGATCGCATCGATTTACCCTTAGCCAGTATGGAAGTGCGATCGCACCTGTTAAAACAACTGCAAACCCAACCCCTCACCGAAATCGCCGGTCAAGCAGTCATCGATACTCAAAGCATCGACGGTTACAAATTCCGATTAGCAGACAACAGTTGGTTAATGATTCGCTTCAGCGGTACCGAACCAGTGTTACGCCTATATTGCGAAGCACCTACCCTCGATCAAGTGCATCATACTCTCGCATGGGCGAAACAATGGGCAGAATGA